The DNA window GAACGGCGACTACATCTCCGATGCCCTGGCCGCACAGGTGGGCGGCCTCGGCCTTGCACCCGGCGTGAACATGGGCGACACACTCGCCTTTTTCGAGGCCACCCACGGCACAGCCCCGACCATTGCAGGCAAGGACCTGGCCAATCCTGGCTCCCTGATCCTGTCCGGTGCCATGCTCCTGGAGCATATCGGCTGGCATGAAGCTGCCGCGCTCATCCACGCCTCCGTGGAAAAGGCCCTGGCCGCCAAGAAAGTCACCGTGGACCTGGCCGCCCAGATCAACGGCGCCACCCAGGTCGGCTGCCAGGAATTCGGCGAAATTCTGTTGGCGAATCTGTAAGGATTGCCTCCGGCTGCTCAAGAACCTGCATCAAGAGGTTCTTGAGCAGCTCCAAGGAGCTCGTGCGCGGCGGGCAATCGCCCGCAACAGTGCGGCTTTTCCAATGAACCGTTTAGCCGCAGACCGCCTGCCCCTTCCCTGGCCATGCCTTCGTTACACGGACTTGACCCCGCACCCCCCTATCCTTCTTTTTCCCACATCTTTCCGACACCGCGTTTTTGCGGAAATCCCCATGCGGATCGCCTTGAAAAACTTTTGTTTGTGGTTGCTAAAACAGGTTGGGTTTACTAAGTAAAGACCATGTCTGACACAGAAAAGCGTATACTCATATTGGGCGTCGGGAACATCCTTTTCACCGACGAGGGTTTCGGCGTTCGCGTGGCCGAAGAGCTTGAGCAAAAATACAAGTTTTCCGAGAATGTTACCGTGCTGGACGGCGGCACCTTGGGGCTGAAGCTCATGGGGCCGATCATGGAATCGGATTACCTGATCATCGTTGATATCGTGCTCAACGACAGCAAGCCGGGCGAGGTCTTCCGACTCCTGGGAGAAGACCTGAACAAGGCGTGCGCCTTCAAGAATTCCATGCACCAAACCGACTTGCTTGACACCCTGGCCCAGTGTAGCATCATAGGAAGCGTACCGGACACCGTCATTCTGTATGGCATCGAGCCGGTCAACTTCACCGACATGTCCGCTGCCCTCTCTCCCGAACTTGAGGCCAAACTACCGGAAATAATGGAGATGGTCCTCAAGGAAGTGGAGACCGCAGGCGGCACCTACGCCCCGCGGACGGACAAGAACCCAGCAATGGAGAGAATTTATGTGCCTCGCGATACCAGCCGAAATCCTTGAAATAAATGACGGCGTCGCCACCTGCAAGGTCGGCGAAGGCAACACCACGGTCCAGGCATCCATCATGCTCATGGACGAAGAAGTGAACCTGGGCGATTACATCATCATCCATGCGGGATTCGCCCTGCGCAAGCTTGATCCCAAGGAAGCCCAGGAGACCCTGAAAATCCTGCGGGACATGGTCGAACTCATGGGCGGCGAAGAGTATCAACACGAGATGCTGTAGTCGCAACCAATACCACCCAAAAGGCCCGGAATGCGATGCACTCCGGGCCTTTTTTTTGAAAAGCATTCCGCTGTCAGTGCCCTACGGTCTTTGAAAAGATATTGATGACGCCGACACCTGCGACAATGAGCCCCATGCCAAGCATTGCCGGAACATCAAGGGACTGCTTGTAGAGGACAACCCCGACAAGGCCGATAAGCACGATGCCAAGACCTGCCCAAATGGAGTAGGCCACTCCCATGGGTATGGACCTGAGCACCAGACTTAAAAGATAAAAAGACAGTCCGTAGCCAATGACAACGACAAGACTCGGAACGACCCTGGTAAAGCCGTCACTCGCCTGCATCGCTGAAGTTCCGATGACTTCACACACAATGGCAAAAGCCAGATAGATATAACCCATGACAAACTCGATGTTGGAGGGGATGATTAAACACGTGCTTTTTTGCCGGGCATGAACGATGACCGCAAAAAGGTCGGACTGATAAAGGCAAAGGGATTTCGGATGACGTAATCCGGCAGGATATGGTACCAGCGATAGCCAAGTTCACGAAAATAGGACCGAGCCTGGTCAAAATGCCCGGTCTCACGGGCCGCGTGCAGGGCGGCGTCCCTCTGACAACGGGATCGGGCAAGGGGTTTGAGAATCCGTTCGCTGAACCCGTATCTCTTGAACATGAATTTGATGCGCTTATACTCACGATGCCGGGACACACCGTCCGCCACGGCAAAAAACGCCACAACCAGCCAGCACAATCCCCACCAGCCAAAGGCCGCCGCCTCGGGAATATTCCCGGCCGACCACTGCGCCGCCCCGGCTACCTTCAGCCCCAGGGCGAGCACGAGCGACCCCGTACCGGTCATGTACGGCCAAGGCGCGGCCCTCACATGGCGCAAAGAATTCTTCATCCTGATGGTCATCGCCCAAACCTCTTCTCCAACTCCTATCCCAGCCACCCCGCCCGGTCAAACCCTGCCAAGCCCCGATAATCCATCATGAGCGCCTCGGCTAACAAAGTCGTCCAGCGGAAGCATACACCGGCCCCTCCAAAACACGGTTAGTGTCACGGACGGCAAAGCCGCCCGACAACGGACCACCCCACTTCCCTGGAGACACCAGCAAAGCAACGTGTCTCCCCGCACACCCACGATATCGACCGCCCCTCCCCCATTTCCCGACCAGCCGAGGCTTGGAAGAATGGATCAGATGCGCATTTTCTCGGACGCAGCCGATCCGCAGCCGTATCACAATACGGTGAGAAATCGGCAATCCCGAAAAATCTGCAGATGGCCCGCTATCGCAAACCGGCACCAGGCCGCAACGCAAAAAGAAAGAGAGCCGGGCAAAAGCCCGGCTCTCTGTTTTTTGTGTTCGCGCCTGCTGATTACAGGATGCGGAACTTCTTGACGTTACCGGTCTTGTTATCGATGACGTGCACGCCACAGGCGATGCAGGGGTCATAGGAGTGAACGGTACGCAGGATTTCAACCGGACGTTCCGGATCGGCGATCGGGGTGTTGTCCAGCAGAGCCTCTTCAGTCGGGCCGGGCAGGTTGTTGTCACAACGGGGACCGAGGTTCCAGGTGGACGGGACCACGAGCTGGAAGTTGTCGATCTTGCTGTCCTTGATGCTCATCCAGTGGCTCAGGCCACCGCGGGGAGCGTTGACGAAACCGACACCCTGTGCTTCGGCGGGCATATCCCAATCCTTGCAGATGTCGAGGTCGCCCTTGGCGATGTTCTCTTTCAGATCGTTGACCCAGTCAGCGGTCTTCAGGGCGGTGACGAGACATTCAATGCCGCGGGCACCGGTGCGGCCCAAGGTGGAGAACAGGGCGGTGGGGCCGACGCCAAGCTTTTCGAGTACGAAGTTGACGTACTTGACGAACTCGGGCTGACCCAGACCGTAGTTGACCAGACAGGTGGCCAGAGGACCGACTTCCGTGGCCTTGCCGTCGTAACGGGGAGCCTTCATCCAGGAGTACTTGGTCTTGTCGTCCAGGCTGGTGTACATGGGATCGGTCACGCCTGCGTAGGGATGTTTCGGGGAATCATCCTTGTACCAGGAGTGCTTCACGTGCTCTTCGACCTTCGAAGGATCGAACGGCATCACGTTACCGATGTCACGGTTGAAGATGACACCCGGTTTGACGTAACGGGAGTTCAGATCGGCTTCGCCGCCCTGTGCGGGGTATTCGCCGAAGCTCATGAAGTTGGTGGTGCCGCCGATGGAGGCCCAATCCTTGTAGAATCCGGCAACAGCGATGAGGTCCGGGATGTAGCAATCAAGGATGAAGTCCATGATGTCTGCGTACAGGGCCAGGAAGTCATTGATGTACTTGTCGGTGAGGCCTTCGTAACAGGTCACGCCACCCATGACGGTAAACTGGGTGTGCGGGTTCTTTGCACCGAAAACGGCCATGGCGCGAGCGGCCTTGACCTGCAGGTGCAGAGCATTCAGATAGTGGTTGGTAGCCAACAGGTTGACTTCGGGCGGCAGGACGTAAGCCGGGTGGCCGCCGAGGAAGTACGCGTTGGTGAAGATGCCGAGGCGACCGGAGTCGACAATGCCCTTGACGGTGTCCTTGGTCTTCTGAAGGTCTTCCTTGGAGGAGACGATCTTGGGATCAGGGCGAACGGTCTTGGAAACGGCAACGGCCAGTTCTGCGGTCTTGGCAACATCGGCGGAGAGGCAGGAAGCCACATCGACGAAGTCCAGGGCATGCAGATGATAGAAGTGCACGATATGGTCGTGCATGAACTGCGCGGCCATCACCAGGTTACGGATGATGGTAGCGTTGTGGGGCAGTTCTTTATCGACGCCGACAGCATTGTCGACGCAACGGATGGAAGCGAGTGCGTGCACGTAGGTGCAGACACCGCAGGAACGCTGGGTGAAGTGCTGAGCATCGCGGGGATCACGGCCTTTCAGGATGATCTCC is part of the Pseudodesulfovibrio sp. S3 genome and encodes:
- a CDS encoding HypC/HybG/HupF family hydrogenase formation chaperone; this translates as MCLAIPAEILEINDGVATCKVGEGNTTVQASIMLMDEEVNLGDYIIIHAGFALRKLDPKEAQETLKILRDMVELMGGEEYQHEML
- a CDS encoding multidrug efflux SMR transporter, translating into MGYIYLAFAIVCEVIGTSAMQASDGFTRVVPSLVVVIGYGLSFYLLSLVLRSIPMGVAYSIWAGLGIVLIGLVGVVLYKQSLDVPAMLGMGLIVAGVGVINIFSKTVGH
- a CDS encoding nickel-dependent hydrogenase large subunit; the encoded protein is MSGCSPKAAPMAHGKHDVVVDPVTRIEGHLRIEAVVEDGKIVDVRSSSQLFRGLEIILKGRDPRDAQHFTQRSCGVCTYVHALASIRCVDNAVGVDKELPHNATIIRNLVMAAQFMHDHIVHFYHLHALDFVDVASCLSADVAKTAELAVAVSKTVRPDPKIVSSKEDLQKTKDTVKGIVDSGRLGIFTNAYFLGGHPAYVLPPEVNLLATNHYLNALHLQVKAARAMAVFGAKNPHTQFTVMGGVTCYEGLTDKYINDFLALYADIMDFILDCYIPDLIAVAGFYKDWASIGGTTNFMSFGEYPAQGGEADLNSRYVKPGVIFNRDIGNVMPFDPSKVEEHVKHSWYKDDSPKHPYAGVTDPMYTSLDDKTKYSWMKAPRYDGKATEVGPLATCLVNYGLGQPEFVKYVNFVLEKLGVGPTALFSTLGRTGARGIECLVTALKTADWVNDLKENIAKGDLDICKDWDMPAEAQGVGFVNAPRGGLSHWMSIKDSKIDNFQLVVPSTWNLGPRCDNNLPGPTEEALLDNTPIADPERPVEILRTVHSYDPCIACGVHVIDNKTGNVKKFRIL
- a CDS encoding HyaD/HybD family hydrogenase maturation endopeptidase, which encodes MSDTEKRILILGVGNILFTDEGFGVRVAEELEQKYKFSENVTVLDGGTLGLKLMGPIMESDYLIIVDIVLNDSKPGEVFRLLGEDLNKACAFKNSMHQTDLLDTLAQCSIIGSVPDTVILYGIEPVNFTDMSAALSPELEAKLPEIMEMVLKEVETAGGTYAPRTDKNPAMERIYVPRDTSRNP